Proteins from a single region of Fundulus heteroclitus isolate FHET01 chromosome 12, MU-UCD_Fhet_4.1, whole genome shotgun sequence:
- the LOC105939951 gene encoding pikachurin isoform X1 — translation MDLTCKERSLLYLLFFAICSASVCFGARRSNARRSDRLSPPLDIQLETVNCSAFSVRWKMPRRHVSTITGYKVFYTEIKNGRPVSTTSIMEVPLSLDMLTTGQFDGQASFDVDIGNLKVNSKYRVSVGAYGWAGEGRPSMPRDISTASHEMCMPPSPPTQPVVIAVSDTELALSWQEGESQGSSPVLHFLVAYIRPEMDTEWTYIREPIETNSMVLKGLLPETEYQFVVRAVNMHGVSPPSHINSPVRTLGPLDVGSGDLTPYNTDSRLKDEDGFDVDDSDYDVFIEELKPFPGIGENKGKSQLRSHPGPPSGQNVVYRMDSEVPPNVTDQPVTMSASPIFPDFTDLVFTVASEPSSTADTPTTAPQTTANPPLPTTTSIPAISPWQGEIPRVYDLTCGDTVCPPDSFCLTDYESGGSRCHCNLGRRGDTCSEAVTVNFPRFYGFSHITFEPLKNSYQTFQITLEFKAESKDGLLLYCGENEHGRGDFTSLALVRGKLHYRFNCGTGAAQIISESRVVLGQWHIVTIFRDGMSGWLRMDNDNPISGRSQGQYTKITFRSPLYVGGSPSAYWLVRATGTNRGFVGCIQSLTVNNKATDIRPWPLGKALSGADIGECSDSVCDMVSCANGGACFANRADGYICLCPLGFKGALCEESFVLSSPLFNETVFSYAVIRWPQSPQSYFSFMEFEVTFWPSLPDGVLLYSDDAGSRDFLAINMVDRYVEFRFDCGSGEAVIRSEEQISLESWHELRVSRTAKSGILQVDNQRPVEGIAEGAFTQINCSSPLYVGGVPEYEKTKRTAGVIKPFTGIIQKLILNDRTMPIAVGSAGGVNIANSAHPCVESPCANGGTCRPKWDDYECDCPLGYDGRHCQKECGNYCLNTVTEAIEIPQFIGRSYLTYDNRDILKRVSGSRTNLFMHFKSTAKDGLLLWRGDSPMRPNSDFLSMGLQDGALIFSYNLGSGVANIVVNGTFNDGKWHRVKAVRDGQSGKLTVDDYGAKTGRSPGKMRQLNINGPLYVGGMKEIALHTNRQYLGGLVGCVSHFTLSTDYHLALVEDAADGKNINTCSN, via the exons GTCTTTTACACAGAGATAAAGAATGGCCGCCCAGTTAGTACAACATCCATCATGGAGGTGCCTCTAAGTTTGGACATGCTAACCACT GGGCAATTTGATGGACAAGCCAGCTTT GACGTAGATATTGGCAACCTAAAGGTGAACTCTAAGTACAGAGTCAGTGTCGGAGCATATGGTTGGGCCGGGGAGGGTAGACCCAGCATGCCCAGAGACATCAGTACTGCTTCACATG AAATGTGCATGCCTCCTTCACCCCCAACCCAGCCGGTCGTCATAGCCGTATCGGACACAGAGTTGGCTTTATCGTGGCAGGAAGGAGAAAGTCAGGGGAGCTCTCCTGTTCTTCACTTCTTGGTGGCTTACATCAG GCCAGAAATGGACACGGAGTGGACTTATATACGTGAGCCCATTGAGACCAACTCCATGGTTTTAAAAGGCTTGCTGCCAGAAACCGAGTACCAGTTTGTTGTCAGAGCGGTCAACATGCACGGCGTGAGCCCACCCAGCCACATCAACAGCCCCGTGCGAACTCTTG GTCCATTAGATGTGGGCAGTGGGGATCTGACGCCTTACAACACAGATTCCAGATTAAAAGATGAAGATGGATTTGATGTCGATGACTCAGATTATGATGTCTTTATCGAAGAG TTGAAGCCATTTCCGGGCATCGGTGAGAACAAAGGGAAGTCCCAACTCCGTTCACACCCTGGCCCGCCATCTGGTCAAAATGTTGTTTACCGCATGGACAGCGAAGTCCCTCCAAATGTCACCGATCAACCAGTTACCATGAGCGCCTCGCCTATATTCCCAGACTTCACAGATCTGGTTTTCACAGTCGCCTCAGAGCCCAGCAGTACTGCCGACACCCCAACTACTGCTCCACAGACCACTGCCAA CCCACCGTTGCCCACCACCACTTCCATTCCTGCCATCTCGCCCTGGCAAGGTGAGATACCCCGCGTGTACGACCTGACTTGCGGTGATACTGTGTGTCCGCCTGACAGTTTCTGCCTCACCGATTATGAGAGCGGAGGTTCACGGTGCCACTGTAACCTCGGACGTAGAGGCGACACTTGCTCTGAGG CGGTGACAGTGAACTTTCCCAGGTTCTATGGCTTCTCTCACATCACATTTGAACCCCTGAAGAATTCATACCAGACCTTTCAGATCACTTTAGAGTTTAAG GCAGAATCTAAGGATGGCTTATTGCTTTACTGTGGGGAGAATGAACATGGCCGTGGAGACTTTACCTCTTTAGCTTTGGTTCGAGGCAAACTTCACTACAG GTTCAACTGTGGCACTGGAGCTGCACAGATAATCAGTGAGAGTCGTGTTGTTCTTGGTCAGTGGCACATTGTTACTATATTCAGAGATGGCATGAGTGGTTGGCTCCGCATGGACAATGACAATCCCATATCTGGGCGCTCACAG GGTCAATACACCAAGATTACTTTTCGCTCGCCATTGTATGTGGGTGGATCTCCTAGTGCTTACTGGCTGGTCAGGGCAACGGGCACAAACCGTGGCTTTGTAGGCTGCATTCAGAGTCTGACCGTCAACAACAAGGCTACAGACATCAGGCCATGGCCTCTGGGCAAAGCTCTCAGCGGAGCTGATATAG GGGAGTGCAGCGACAGTGTGTGCGACATGGTGAGCTGTGCCAATGGTGGCGCTTGCTTTGCAAACCGGGCTGATGGCTACATTTGCCTGTGTCCACTTGGCTTCAAGGGAGCCCTTTGTGAAGAGA GTTTCGTTCTGTCCTCACCCCTCTTCAATGAAACCGTGTTTTCATACGCCGTCATCCGGTGGCCTCAGTCCCCACAGAGTTACTTCTCCTTCATGGAGTTTGAGGTGACGTTCTGGCCATCACTGCCCGACGGGGTGCTGCTGTACAGCGATGACGCAGGCAGCAGAGACTTTCTTGCCATCAACATGGTGGACAGATACGTAGAGTTCAGATTTGACTGTGGCTCTGGAGAGGCTGTGATAAG GAGTGAGGAGCAGATCAGCCTGGAATCCTGGCACGAGTTAAGAGTATCTCGCACTGCTAAAAGTGGGATCCTGCAAGTGGACAACCAAAGGCCGGTGGAGGGAATTGCTGAG GGAGCTTTCACGCAAATCAACTGCAGTTCACCGCTCTATGTTGGAGGAGTGCCAGAATATGAAAAAACCAAGAGGACGGCGGGAGTGATAAAGCCCTTTACTGGCATCATTCAGAAG CTGATTCTCAATGACCGCACCATGCCGATCGCTGTTGGCTCTGCTGGGGGTGTGAACATTGCAAACTCAGCACACCCCTGTGTGGAAAGTCCCTGTGCCAACGGAGGGACCTGCAGGCCGAAGTGGGACGACTACGAGTGTGACTGCCCTCTAGGGTATGATGGAAGGCACTGCCAGAAAG AGTGTGGGAATTACTGTTTGAACA CTGTGACTGAAGCCATAGAAATCCCCCAGTTTATTGGCAGAAGTTACCTGACTTATGACAACAGAGATATCCTTAAAAG AGTGTCTGGGTCAAGGACAAAccttttcatgcattttaagaGCACAGCCAAGGATGGCTTGTTGCTCTGGCGAGGAGACAGTCCAATGAGACCCAACAGTGACTTTCTCTCCATGGGGCTTCAGGATGGGGCTCTCATCTTCAG TTATAACTTGGGCAGTGGTGTGGCTAACATTGTTGTCAACGGGACATTTAATGATGGAAAGTGGCACAGAGTGAAGGCTGTTAG GGATGGCCAATCAGGGAAGCTGACGGTTGATGATTATGGAGCAAAGACCGGCAGGTCACCTGGCAAGATGAGACAACTCAATATAAATGGGCCTTTATATGTCG GTGGCATGAAAGAGATCGCCCTTCACACAAACAGGCAGTACCTGGGAGGATTGGTGGGTTGCGTGTCCCATTTTACTCTCTCCACTGACTATCACTTAGCTTTGGTGGAGGACGCAGCTGATGGCAAGAACATCAACACCTGCTCCAACTAA
- the LOC105939951 gene encoding pikachurin isoform X2, whose amino-acid sequence MDLTCKERSLLYLLFFAICSASVCFGARRSNARRSDRLSPPLDIQLETVNCSAFSVRWKMPRRHVSTITGYKVFYTEIKNGRPVSTTSIMEVPLSLDMLTTGQFDGQASFDVDIGNLKVNSKYRVSVGAYGWAGEGRPSMPRDISTASHEMCMPPSPPTQPVVIAVSDTELALSWQEGESQGSSPVLHFLVAYIRPEMDTEWTYIREPIETNSMVLKGLLPETEYQFVVRAVNMHGVSPPSHINSPVRTLGPLDVGSGDLTPYNTDSRLKDEDGFDVDDSDYDVFIEELKPFPGIGENKGKSQLRSHPGPPSGQNVVYRMDSEVPPNVTDQPVTMSASPIFPDFTDLVFTVASEPSSTADTPTTAPQTTANPPLPTTTSIPAISPWQGEIPRVYDLTCGDTVCPPDSFCLTDYESGGSRCHCNLGRRGDTCSEAVTVNFPRFYGFSHITFEPLKNSYQTFQITLEFKAESKDGLLLYCGENEHGRGDFTSLALVRGKLHYRFNCGTGAAQIISESRVVLGQWHIVTIFRDGMSGWLRMDNDNPISGRSQGQYTKITFRSPLYVGGSPSAYWLVRATGTNRGFVGCIQSLTVNNKATDIRPWPLGKALSGADIGECSDSVCDMVSCANGGACFANRADGYICLCPLGFKGALCEESFVLSSPLFNETVFSYAVIRWPQSPQSYFSFMEFEVTFWPSLPDGVLLYSDDAGSRDFLAINMVDRYVEFRFDCGSGEAVIRSEEQISLESWHELRVSRTAKSGILQVDNQRPVEGIAEGAFTQINCSSPLYVGGVPEYEKTKRTAGVIKPFTGIIQKLILNDRTMPIAVGSAGGVNIANSAHPCVESPCANGGTCRPKWDDYECDCPLGYDGRHCQKAVTEAIEIPQFIGRSYLTYDNRDILKRVSGSRTNLFMHFKSTAKDGLLLWRGDSPMRPNSDFLSMGLQDGALIFSYNLGSGVANIVVNGTFNDGKWHRVKAVRDGQSGKLTVDDYGAKTGRSPGKMRQLNINGPLYVGGMKEIALHTNRQYLGGLVGCVSHFTLSTDYHLALVEDAADGKNINTCSN is encoded by the exons GTCTTTTACACAGAGATAAAGAATGGCCGCCCAGTTAGTACAACATCCATCATGGAGGTGCCTCTAAGTTTGGACATGCTAACCACT GGGCAATTTGATGGACAAGCCAGCTTT GACGTAGATATTGGCAACCTAAAGGTGAACTCTAAGTACAGAGTCAGTGTCGGAGCATATGGTTGGGCCGGGGAGGGTAGACCCAGCATGCCCAGAGACATCAGTACTGCTTCACATG AAATGTGCATGCCTCCTTCACCCCCAACCCAGCCGGTCGTCATAGCCGTATCGGACACAGAGTTGGCTTTATCGTGGCAGGAAGGAGAAAGTCAGGGGAGCTCTCCTGTTCTTCACTTCTTGGTGGCTTACATCAG GCCAGAAATGGACACGGAGTGGACTTATATACGTGAGCCCATTGAGACCAACTCCATGGTTTTAAAAGGCTTGCTGCCAGAAACCGAGTACCAGTTTGTTGTCAGAGCGGTCAACATGCACGGCGTGAGCCCACCCAGCCACATCAACAGCCCCGTGCGAACTCTTG GTCCATTAGATGTGGGCAGTGGGGATCTGACGCCTTACAACACAGATTCCAGATTAAAAGATGAAGATGGATTTGATGTCGATGACTCAGATTATGATGTCTTTATCGAAGAG TTGAAGCCATTTCCGGGCATCGGTGAGAACAAAGGGAAGTCCCAACTCCGTTCACACCCTGGCCCGCCATCTGGTCAAAATGTTGTTTACCGCATGGACAGCGAAGTCCCTCCAAATGTCACCGATCAACCAGTTACCATGAGCGCCTCGCCTATATTCCCAGACTTCACAGATCTGGTTTTCACAGTCGCCTCAGAGCCCAGCAGTACTGCCGACACCCCAACTACTGCTCCACAGACCACTGCCAA CCCACCGTTGCCCACCACCACTTCCATTCCTGCCATCTCGCCCTGGCAAGGTGAGATACCCCGCGTGTACGACCTGACTTGCGGTGATACTGTGTGTCCGCCTGACAGTTTCTGCCTCACCGATTATGAGAGCGGAGGTTCACGGTGCCACTGTAACCTCGGACGTAGAGGCGACACTTGCTCTGAGG CGGTGACAGTGAACTTTCCCAGGTTCTATGGCTTCTCTCACATCACATTTGAACCCCTGAAGAATTCATACCAGACCTTTCAGATCACTTTAGAGTTTAAG GCAGAATCTAAGGATGGCTTATTGCTTTACTGTGGGGAGAATGAACATGGCCGTGGAGACTTTACCTCTTTAGCTTTGGTTCGAGGCAAACTTCACTACAG GTTCAACTGTGGCACTGGAGCTGCACAGATAATCAGTGAGAGTCGTGTTGTTCTTGGTCAGTGGCACATTGTTACTATATTCAGAGATGGCATGAGTGGTTGGCTCCGCATGGACAATGACAATCCCATATCTGGGCGCTCACAG GGTCAATACACCAAGATTACTTTTCGCTCGCCATTGTATGTGGGTGGATCTCCTAGTGCTTACTGGCTGGTCAGGGCAACGGGCACAAACCGTGGCTTTGTAGGCTGCATTCAGAGTCTGACCGTCAACAACAAGGCTACAGACATCAGGCCATGGCCTCTGGGCAAAGCTCTCAGCGGAGCTGATATAG GGGAGTGCAGCGACAGTGTGTGCGACATGGTGAGCTGTGCCAATGGTGGCGCTTGCTTTGCAAACCGGGCTGATGGCTACATTTGCCTGTGTCCACTTGGCTTCAAGGGAGCCCTTTGTGAAGAGA GTTTCGTTCTGTCCTCACCCCTCTTCAATGAAACCGTGTTTTCATACGCCGTCATCCGGTGGCCTCAGTCCCCACAGAGTTACTTCTCCTTCATGGAGTTTGAGGTGACGTTCTGGCCATCACTGCCCGACGGGGTGCTGCTGTACAGCGATGACGCAGGCAGCAGAGACTTTCTTGCCATCAACATGGTGGACAGATACGTAGAGTTCAGATTTGACTGTGGCTCTGGAGAGGCTGTGATAAG GAGTGAGGAGCAGATCAGCCTGGAATCCTGGCACGAGTTAAGAGTATCTCGCACTGCTAAAAGTGGGATCCTGCAAGTGGACAACCAAAGGCCGGTGGAGGGAATTGCTGAG GGAGCTTTCACGCAAATCAACTGCAGTTCACCGCTCTATGTTGGAGGAGTGCCAGAATATGAAAAAACCAAGAGGACGGCGGGAGTGATAAAGCCCTTTACTGGCATCATTCAGAAG CTGATTCTCAATGACCGCACCATGCCGATCGCTGTTGGCTCTGCTGGGGGTGTGAACATTGCAAACTCAGCACACCCCTGTGTGGAAAGTCCCTGTGCCAACGGAGGGACCTGCAGGCCGAAGTGGGACGACTACGAGTGTGACTGCCCTCTAGGGTATGATGGAAGGCACTGCCAGAAAG CTGTGACTGAAGCCATAGAAATCCCCCAGTTTATTGGCAGAAGTTACCTGACTTATGACAACAGAGATATCCTTAAAAG AGTGTCTGGGTCAAGGACAAAccttttcatgcattttaagaGCACAGCCAAGGATGGCTTGTTGCTCTGGCGAGGAGACAGTCCAATGAGACCCAACAGTGACTTTCTCTCCATGGGGCTTCAGGATGGGGCTCTCATCTTCAG TTATAACTTGGGCAGTGGTGTGGCTAACATTGTTGTCAACGGGACATTTAATGATGGAAAGTGGCACAGAGTGAAGGCTGTTAG GGATGGCCAATCAGGGAAGCTGACGGTTGATGATTATGGAGCAAAGACCGGCAGGTCACCTGGCAAGATGAGACAACTCAATATAAATGGGCCTTTATATGTCG GTGGCATGAAAGAGATCGCCCTTCACACAAACAGGCAGTACCTGGGAGGATTGGTGGGTTGCGTGTCCCATTTTACTCTCTCCACTGACTATCACTTAGCTTTGGTGGAGGACGCAGCTGATGGCAAGAACATCAACACCTGCTCCAACTAA
- the si:dkey-251i10.2 gene encoding putative defense protein 3, giving the protein MLLLGLITLQVLCLVHCYPNGAPTGACEDMMPKHAGVVPQPSPAPYSILTNTKRYQAGMPVTVTIIGPQYRGVLLEARTEGFNDAYGTWKLPPPDTKFLQCSGNPEGAVTHANTNLKGNTTVYTWIPHDTVKPIYFMATVAQQRTVYWLNVRSNILTNENVGGLKLATDASAGMAEEKPLLLFVICFLVLQILG; this is encoded by the exons ATGTTGCTGCTCGGTTTGATAACCCTGCAAGTGCTCTGTTTAGTGCACTGCTACCCCAATGGTGCTCCTACCGGTGCCTGTGAGGATATGATGCCTAAGCATGCAGGAGTTGTCCCTCAGCCATCACCAGCTCCATACAGCATTCTCACCAACACCAAGAGGTATCAGGCTGGAATGCCAGTTACAG TCACTATTATTGGACCACAATACAGAGGGGTGCTTCTGGAAGCCCGAACCGAAGGTTTCAATGATGCCTACGGGACCTGGAAACTCCCTCCTCCAGACACCAAATTTCTCCAG TGCTCAGGGAATCCAGAAGGTGCTGTAACTCATGCCAACACCAACCTGAAGGGTAACACCACGGTCTACACCTGGATACCACACGACACTGTGAAACccatatattttat gGCCACAGTGGCTCAGCAGCGGACAGTCTACTGGCTAAATGTGAGGTCCAACATCCTGACCAACG agaacGTGGGTGGTCTTAAGCTGGCAACAGATGCAAGTGCAggaatggctgaagaaaaacctCTCCTTCTCTTTGTGATATGCTTTTTGGTGTTACAGATTTTGGGGTAA
- the LOC105939951 gene encoding pikachurin isoform X3, protein MDLTCKERSLLYLLFFAICSASVCFGARRSNARRSDRLSPPLDIQLETVNCSAFSVRWKMPRRHVSTITGYKVFYTEIKNGRPVSTTSIMEVPLSLDMLTTGQFDGQASFDVDIGNLKVNSKYRVSVGAYGWAGEGRPSMPRDISTASHEMCMPPSPPTQPVVIAVSDTELALSWQEGESQGSSPVLHFLVAYIRPEMDTEWTYIREPIETNSMVLKGLLPETEYQFVVRAVNMHGVSPPSHINSPVRTLGPLDVGSGDLTPYNTDSRLKDEDGFDVDDSDYDVFIEELKPFPGIGENKGKSQLRSHPGPPSGQNVVYRMDSEVPPNVTDQPVTMSASPIFPDFTDLVFTVASEPSSTADTPTTAPQTTANPPLPTTTSIPAISPWQAVTVNFPRFYGFSHITFEPLKNSYQTFQITLEFKAESKDGLLLYCGENEHGRGDFTSLALVRGKLHYRFNCGTGAAQIISESRVVLGQWHIVTIFRDGMSGWLRMDNDNPISGRSQGQYTKITFRSPLYVGGSPSAYWLVRATGTNRGFVGCIQSLTVNNKATDIRPWPLGKALSGADIGECSDSVCDMVSCANGGACFANRADGYICLCPLGFKGALCEESFVLSSPLFNETVFSYAVIRWPQSPQSYFSFMEFEVTFWPSLPDGVLLYSDDAGSRDFLAINMVDRYVEFRFDCGSGEAVIRSEEQISLESWHELRVSRTAKSGILQVDNQRPVEGIAEGAFTQINCSSPLYVGGVPEYEKTKRTAGVIKPFTGIIQKLILNDRTMPIAVGSAGGVNIANSAHPCVESPCANGGTCRPKWDDYECDCPLGYDGRHCQKECGNYCLNTVTEAIEIPQFIGRSYLTYDNRDILKRVSGSRTNLFMHFKSTAKDGLLLWRGDSPMRPNSDFLSMGLQDGALIFSYNLGSGVANIVVNGTFNDGKWHRVKAVRDGQSGKLTVDDYGAKTGRSPGKMRQLNINGPLYVGGMKEIALHTNRQYLGGLVGCVSHFTLSTDYHLALVEDAADGKNINTCSN, encoded by the exons GTCTTTTACACAGAGATAAAGAATGGCCGCCCAGTTAGTACAACATCCATCATGGAGGTGCCTCTAAGTTTGGACATGCTAACCACT GGGCAATTTGATGGACAAGCCAGCTTT GACGTAGATATTGGCAACCTAAAGGTGAACTCTAAGTACAGAGTCAGTGTCGGAGCATATGGTTGGGCCGGGGAGGGTAGACCCAGCATGCCCAGAGACATCAGTACTGCTTCACATG AAATGTGCATGCCTCCTTCACCCCCAACCCAGCCGGTCGTCATAGCCGTATCGGACACAGAGTTGGCTTTATCGTGGCAGGAAGGAGAAAGTCAGGGGAGCTCTCCTGTTCTTCACTTCTTGGTGGCTTACATCAG GCCAGAAATGGACACGGAGTGGACTTATATACGTGAGCCCATTGAGACCAACTCCATGGTTTTAAAAGGCTTGCTGCCAGAAACCGAGTACCAGTTTGTTGTCAGAGCGGTCAACATGCACGGCGTGAGCCCACCCAGCCACATCAACAGCCCCGTGCGAACTCTTG GTCCATTAGATGTGGGCAGTGGGGATCTGACGCCTTACAACACAGATTCCAGATTAAAAGATGAAGATGGATTTGATGTCGATGACTCAGATTATGATGTCTTTATCGAAGAG TTGAAGCCATTTCCGGGCATCGGTGAGAACAAAGGGAAGTCCCAACTCCGTTCACACCCTGGCCCGCCATCTGGTCAAAATGTTGTTTACCGCATGGACAGCGAAGTCCCTCCAAATGTCACCGATCAACCAGTTACCATGAGCGCCTCGCCTATATTCCCAGACTTCACAGATCTGGTTTTCACAGTCGCCTCAGAGCCCAGCAGTACTGCCGACACCCCAACTACTGCTCCACAGACCACTGCCAA CCCACCGTTGCCCACCACCACTTCCATTCCTGCCATCTCGCCCTGGCAAG CGGTGACAGTGAACTTTCCCAGGTTCTATGGCTTCTCTCACATCACATTTGAACCCCTGAAGAATTCATACCAGACCTTTCAGATCACTTTAGAGTTTAAG GCAGAATCTAAGGATGGCTTATTGCTTTACTGTGGGGAGAATGAACATGGCCGTGGAGACTTTACCTCTTTAGCTTTGGTTCGAGGCAAACTTCACTACAG GTTCAACTGTGGCACTGGAGCTGCACAGATAATCAGTGAGAGTCGTGTTGTTCTTGGTCAGTGGCACATTGTTACTATATTCAGAGATGGCATGAGTGGTTGGCTCCGCATGGACAATGACAATCCCATATCTGGGCGCTCACAG GGTCAATACACCAAGATTACTTTTCGCTCGCCATTGTATGTGGGTGGATCTCCTAGTGCTTACTGGCTGGTCAGGGCAACGGGCACAAACCGTGGCTTTGTAGGCTGCATTCAGAGTCTGACCGTCAACAACAAGGCTACAGACATCAGGCCATGGCCTCTGGGCAAAGCTCTCAGCGGAGCTGATATAG GGGAGTGCAGCGACAGTGTGTGCGACATGGTGAGCTGTGCCAATGGTGGCGCTTGCTTTGCAAACCGGGCTGATGGCTACATTTGCCTGTGTCCACTTGGCTTCAAGGGAGCCCTTTGTGAAGAGA GTTTCGTTCTGTCCTCACCCCTCTTCAATGAAACCGTGTTTTCATACGCCGTCATCCGGTGGCCTCAGTCCCCACAGAGTTACTTCTCCTTCATGGAGTTTGAGGTGACGTTCTGGCCATCACTGCCCGACGGGGTGCTGCTGTACAGCGATGACGCAGGCAGCAGAGACTTTCTTGCCATCAACATGGTGGACAGATACGTAGAGTTCAGATTTGACTGTGGCTCTGGAGAGGCTGTGATAAG GAGTGAGGAGCAGATCAGCCTGGAATCCTGGCACGAGTTAAGAGTATCTCGCACTGCTAAAAGTGGGATCCTGCAAGTGGACAACCAAAGGCCGGTGGAGGGAATTGCTGAG GGAGCTTTCACGCAAATCAACTGCAGTTCACCGCTCTATGTTGGAGGAGTGCCAGAATATGAAAAAACCAAGAGGACGGCGGGAGTGATAAAGCCCTTTACTGGCATCATTCAGAAG CTGATTCTCAATGACCGCACCATGCCGATCGCTGTTGGCTCTGCTGGGGGTGTGAACATTGCAAACTCAGCACACCCCTGTGTGGAAAGTCCCTGTGCCAACGGAGGGACCTGCAGGCCGAAGTGGGACGACTACGAGTGTGACTGCCCTCTAGGGTATGATGGAAGGCACTGCCAGAAAG AGTGTGGGAATTACTGTTTGAACA CTGTGACTGAAGCCATAGAAATCCCCCAGTTTATTGGCAGAAGTTACCTGACTTATGACAACAGAGATATCCTTAAAAG AGTGTCTGGGTCAAGGACAAAccttttcatgcattttaagaGCACAGCCAAGGATGGCTTGTTGCTCTGGCGAGGAGACAGTCCAATGAGACCCAACAGTGACTTTCTCTCCATGGGGCTTCAGGATGGGGCTCTCATCTTCAG TTATAACTTGGGCAGTGGTGTGGCTAACATTGTTGTCAACGGGACATTTAATGATGGAAAGTGGCACAGAGTGAAGGCTGTTAG GGATGGCCAATCAGGGAAGCTGACGGTTGATGATTATGGAGCAAAGACCGGCAGGTCACCTGGCAAGATGAGACAACTCAATATAAATGGGCCTTTATATGTCG GTGGCATGAAAGAGATCGCCCTTCACACAAACAGGCAGTACCTGGGAGGATTGGTGGGTTGCGTGTCCCATTTTACTCTCTCCACTGACTATCACTTAGCTTTGGTGGAGGACGCAGCTGATGGCAAGAACATCAACACCTGCTCCAACTAA